The genomic segment ACTTTCACTTGGTAAATATAAGACAACATTTTTATATAACGATCATTTCATGTACTGTCGCTTCGGTAGAAGGAGTATGGCTCCTATAGCGACACACACGTGCCACATACTGTGCACAatatagtaattcttttttgTCTGCAGAAAGGCGTAACAAACAAGCCCGAGGGAGACTAGAAGGAGACCAGCCGGAAAATAAATGCTTCTGTAAATGAAAACAAATTTCACTTAAAATTAATCTCCtttataaatttcttaaaaCATTCTACTCACCTGTAAGGACGCGATGGATAAAGAACCGTACCCCTTCTTTTGCATCTCGTGCCCCAAGACAGACCGATCAGTGCAGAACCTGTTATAGCTGGCAGGAGAAACACCCAGAGAGCTGTACGATCCATTTCGGCACTCATAGCGAGAATAACAGCACCAGTTATTTGACAAAAAGCAGTGAGCTTTGGTCCAAACGAAGCCATTGCTACCAACGTCACCCAAATGGACAGAAGGGCGTTGAAGAAGTCACAGAATTGTAAAACGCTCAGTCTCATGATGCATACGCTGTATACATCCTCTCCAGCTTCGCAGGCATGATAGAACGTCGAGAAAAACATCACAGCGGCGTAAACCATCGCCTCTGTAAAATATTCTCTACGCACGGCCACATAAACGGAACCAATAAATGCCAGGTTGCTGAACGTTAGCAATAGTACGCGGATTATTACGTCGCTATTACCGAGAACGTAAGTGTCATCCGCACAATCGAAGCCTCTATAACCATCCGAACAATAACACGCGGCGAATACGAAACCGCCGCTCATGTAATGCATGCATTTCCCGCGAGAGTTGCAGCGACCTTCGATGCAAGGTAACGAAGAGATACGACTCTCTATTGTGGTGTTACAAGGGATCATGCAGTCACAGTCCTCGCAGGCGGTCTCATTCAGACAAGTTGCTATACATTGGCAATTTTCCTCTACGCAAAATGCTCTCAGACTTAAATGCCAGATTCCTGACTCCGGGAATGGAATGTGAAGGGTGGCTGGTCCTGTATGGTTTACGTAAATGTCTGCAGCTGTCGTGTTCTCCATTCGAATGCAGCCTCCGCCAGCAGTGATATTCGAGTAATAACCTGGTAAAGCAGGATTTGTTTTAACGACTATATCCATCTTATTATTCGACTTTCAGTTGCTTACCGAATGAAATGCACGCGACCACGACGACGTTATTCTTCTCCTCGTCTTTCGCGTCAACTAGTTTCAAACTTAGAGTCAGAGTTCCACCGACGTCGTACACTCGACCGATTTCGAAGCTGAGGACGGACAATGTGTCTGAGGTTAAATTAAACGCCGATGGTTTTGTACCATTTTCCCGCAGGTGCTCGTAATCGAAGAGGAAAAAGTCAGGCAAGGACTTTCTTATCAAATTCACCGACTTCACTTGATCCAAATCGGAAGAATTGTCGAGAAACTGGAAGAACAAGTTAGAGCTCCCTCCGGAGAGCAACTGGATGGTAACATAGTGAAACGCGTTCGAATAGGGTTTGAAGAACATCGTGGCGTTTGTAGTATTCATTATCATTCCCGTGAGGTGATCCTCCGCAATCACGTGGATCGCGATCCTGCATTCTTCGCCGCAAGTCGACTTTAATGAAAAACTGGAATCCACGAATTCATCGGGTATTAACAACTGCATCACAACCGTGTCCAAGCTTTCGTTTATATACAGTGCGTACTCGTATTTCGGATCTATTGACAAGAATACAGAGGGATATTCTATAAGCAATTCCGCGTCCAACACTGTATCGCATGATGCTCCAAGTCCTAGAAATAACAATACGTATTTTCAACTGCTATCATCGTGTCGACGTTAattgatcgttatattttatctttttttggATGATCAACCTTGTTGCGTGATCTTTCCGTTATTAGGGTCGCTCCAAGATCGAAACGCAATAGCGTACCAATCGCCCGGCACGGGTGCATCGATTTTTATCATACATTCATCCCCGTTGCTTTCCATGTCTAGCGAATAATATCGGCGTCTTCCTTTCATAAGATTCGCAGCTATCTTCGATCCATCCGGCTTCACAAACGGTAAGCTACCGGACTTCAGAAACACGGAAACATTTCGAGCTGAGCATCTACCTATTCCCCcaatcttttcttcttttacagTGAACCTAAAAGAAATAAACAACGTTCATTCATTTTTCATATAGAACAAAATAATAGTCGAGGCTCGATTCTTTTCGCGCTATTCTAAGTTTACTTGAATCCTGCAGTCATCGTGAGATCCGGAATCTCGAAGTGGATAACGGAGATGTGACGATAGGCGTAATAGTCGTTGAGAACATTGTTGGGTCGATGAGCAATCCGTTCCAATTTGCACAGACATCGTTGTATCGCGAAGATCCATGCCAACGAAATGACTAGTACGATATCTCGCATATTATAGATCCTGCTATTCGTCTCATAACAAGCTACTTCTTCGACTGATCGGAGAAGGTATGTTATCCTAAAATCTGCGCAGAAAAAATTATATACGTATCGATAAGAATTTAGTTTTTAATTGGAAGAACAAGTGCGTTCAAAGATAGAGTTGCGATTTTGCAGAATCAGATTAAAGATAATAGAGTGGATAAGATTACGCGTGGCCAGTAATCAGTCGCAATATAAATGAGGAAATATTCCAATTCGTGGTAATTCGCGAGCAGGAAATGAAGTAACATGAACTATACCTTGGCTGTTGATTTTTACGAGGCTCGTTTCAGACGTTGAAGAAGATTCGTGCGATACGTGTGATACGCGTGACCAAGTAGGTCAAATACCGTTGCCAATTCCCGCGCTTCCTGCGCTTGCAAGACGCGATTGCTTATTTGACTGCGCTTCCGTGCCCCGATACAGAATAGCGTTCCTATCGGATCGAAACTCGTCGTCGTAGAAATTTTAATCTCGAATAAtacgaattttttaaattccgtGGAAATACTTTAATGAGTAATCTTTAATTCGAATAAATCCATCGGAAGCGCGGAAATTGAAAGCAAGATTTATTGTAGATATAGAAGATATAATATGAATTAAACGACAATACGGTAATGAAAAAAACATAGTGCGAAAATTATCTGGTGACTTAGAACTAACACCAGAGAATTATTAAGAAAATCGTTGCGATACGAATAAAAATTGAGAGATACAGCCGTTCGAATGCTTCGTATACTACTTGAGGTACATTAGCCAAGTATCGTGATAATCGAACGAGTCTGTTAAATAATGTATGAAAAATTGATTTTCTATAACGCAACCGCTCACCAATTTGTCTTCGATAGTTAATTGTCGATTCGTTTGCTAGCTCACTTTTATAACGCATTCGAATTACTTTTCAGTGAACGCGTTACGATGGATACCCAAACCGATATTCGATTCTATACGAATAACTTAAGGATTGTATTTCAGTTAGAATCACTTAATATCTAGATAAGGAATAATGCACGGAAAGCTGTTAAGTGGTCGTTTAAAACAATGGAAAACAGAGATTAATTATCGTGCTTTATGGACTCGATTGGTACGTTATATCTAACTGAATCAAATCTCTGAAAATAAACGTTATGAacgaatttaaaataaatcggTAATGTGAAAGTAACATAGCAgtttaaaatatatacatataacgacACGTGTTAACTTTGCTTGCGTGTCAACACGCCTACACGTTTACATCCGATTAACGTAGTTACATATGTTCCTAACGTTCCACAGATGTTCCACGCAGGAACGGGATAGATTACGTTTCAGAAGGGTCGAGGCTGCGGCCAGTAAGTCAAGATAGATAAAGTTCAAGCTGTTTATCTTTCCTTAGTACAGCAACAAGTGTCCCTAAACAATTCATTTTAAATCTGTTCGTCCACAGACGAATTTGTCAGATAATCGAAATTAGCGCGCGAGTTTCACCGTCGTCGCCAATcgaatattttcgacaacgtTAGTAGGACAACGACTAACTACGTTACTGGCCGATCAAATTCGATACGTATCACTTAGCACTATTATGATAAGATTTTCGAATGcctacatacacacacacaaacaCAGGCGTACGAGCCAGATGCCTTTAATTTCGCGCGATTTTTATAGTCTAATGTCGTGGGTCTAGGAAGAAACAAGAATCTTGGTAGCGGAGCTAGAACTTCACTAGACTCGTTGGTTGTTATATATCTCTGGTGGTCGATCATCGGTAAGATTAGTCATGCGGTTTCACACGAACACATAAACACGAGAACACGTACCGGATATTCGTAAGAACACGTGGTTGCTTTGACAGCTATCCCTGATCTCACGTGAGACTGCGTTCGTGGCCGCTCAACGGACTGAAAATCCCCGGGAGCTGTTTATTGATCGTTTACTGCAGAAAGATACGCGCTACCATTCACTGGTTAAATGCGCTTACAACAAGGGAACTTGGTATAAATGGTGACTCAATGCATTGAGTGACTCGACGTGACCGGATGATTTTACTAAACTAAATAATACCCAAAGATAAAGAGAGAATTCTCAGTGAACCATGATTCCCCTTAATCGGACGCTTAATAGAGAATTGGGACGGGCAACGGCGCAACTCCAGCACGCGGGTCGATCAGCTGAGCGAACCACGCTCACTCCAAATCTTTTAAAGCAGCCAGACATCGTGGGTGTTTATACagcattcctttttttttttatagtagcgtaattttataaaatcgttTTATTGGGATGTAGTTattctttaataaaaaaatatttagaaacatAAAAATTGAGAGAAAAAATTAAACAAGCTTTATAAGGCattttttatattcatatatatacgtataaaaatttattgatATGTACAAGTCATATATTTCTCATATTTTGTTAATATAAGTATTGATTTTACCATTTTATATTACTCTTTCgtgaatttaaaaatattagaacACTTTTAAACAGTCTTTATTAAAATTCCCAAGTATCCATCCATCTTAAAGAATGCATTGGACTGTCAGAGTCTAGTGAAGAGGGACCAACCATTCCATAAGCCAATGGAGAAAACAAGTAGAAGCTATAAtaatatgaataaataatatataattgctCCATTAAATATTCGTTATTCAATTGCATTGTACTAACCTGTATATGCTACTTGAAACAACAATCCCCACtattgtatgatatataacattTCCAACTTTATTTGgaaataaaataagtaaattttcgataatataatttaaagtgGTTCCAGTTAACATTGAACTGTACAACAGAGCTGGGAAATAATGATGGAAGTATAAAACTCTACTCATTGCCCAGAATGGTACATAATGCAAGAGCCAACCAATAAAAAGCCATTTTCCtgcatttaatattttatccCTTTGTTTAAGGACAGCAGGAGTTTCTACGCAATCGCGTTGTTGTCTCACGCAAGCATGGACGTATAGTATgataaaaagtattaaaaatacaatattgcCCCACCATATGATTGGATTACCTAGTAAATATATCCTCACACTGTTTCCAGAAAAAAATTGACCCTGCAATATATTTATGACTTAATTATATTTCCCCCGTTACTTGTAACAATGTAACCTACCCTGTAATTAATAGGCCACTGCCAAGGACGCGATGACACTTCCCCTTCCTTAATTTTCAAGTCAGAATTTCCTTGCAACATTACTGCATGTGACTCTAGAAACCTATCTAAGAATCCAGGTGCATATACTTGAAAACTGACATTTGGTACTGTAAAAAAGATTATTAATTaccaaaatattatatatatattattatttatataatttatttatataatatatataattaattatatatatatttaaaattattggaCACTAACATTTCGCATAATTATTGTCTTCAATGTTCCACAATGCATTCTTGTCTCTCATGTTTGGATTACAGGAGACTTCTTGTTGGTTATACGccctaaaaaattataatttccatAGAATGTTTCTCAATTTTCCTTCTTCATTCGAAAACATATAGAATTTCATAACTAACCACTTTGGCAATGTTTTACCGCTGCATGTTAAAACGCAATGGTGTAAATAAtgtacaaattttaatttacttGTTACAGTTTCAACTACATCGCCATCTTTGCCGTTTCCTATTAAAACCTTCCATATATCGTTAGCATCACCAGTACCATTCtaaggataaaaataaaaataattgtataattaaaagtaataataattaagaTTATAAAAAGATAAACTTACTTCGCCATATCCCGTAACTTGATAGTGTTTCTTAGAAACAGGAGCAATCTCTTTATGCGAATGCAAATTTCGATGGGTAATAACATGTTCTAAGCGTATAAGATCACCATGTTTTACTAGTTCTGGCTCCGACGATATATCGTCAGTATCAAATTTTTTTACTAACCATAAATTATTATCATCTTTATGCGAATAAGTTGTAATCTGATGGAAAaatgtattaatattttatcaaaatgtATTGTCGCAATATGTGTATAAAGTAACAAGATTAGTACTTGTTGTTGTCTAGCTCCTACGCCTTCTGGATAAAGGTGCCAATGAGAATGTAAATATCCTCCACCAGTTCTATGATTTTTCAATGTGATTGTAGCTCCATAAGCTAACTGTCGTGGCATTGTTGCATTGTATAAAGAATTTCCTTCTAATAAGGATTGAAACTCAGAACTATAAAATCCATCTCCACTTCcactgaaatatttcaaattattagtATATCCATTAAAAACGTGTAGATATACAACAAATATATCGTTTACCTTTTATTTAATACAGTAAGATGAATGTAAAAGAACAACATGTATAATAATATCGGGATAAAGATGAGACAAATGCACCGAGCTAACAAATGTTTCCCTACGTTTATCTGTAAAGGTGTAGGAGTGAAATTGATTTCTTAACTTTAAATGATTGATACATATAAGAAGCTTACCATAGATTTTGTGAGGTCTCCTAATTCTCTCCATAATTCAAAAGCAGTATTAAGTCCAACTAATAAAACAACAAACAAACCAACAAATTTTACACTAATTGTACAAGCAAGAGAAATTCCTGTGAATGATAACCAACCCCACCATTTCCATGTAAATGACTCATCACGAAGAGAACCTGTATGAGCCATTCCCCAAGTTGCACACATCataaaacataataatataGGATCCAACAAAATGTATTGATTTAATGTCAATAATCCCACATCTAAAACACATGAATTATTTAGCAATATACTtattttatcatataaaaaaagtatcataaatataatatgtataccaaataaaataaatagtgcAGAAAATGCAGCTGCTTGAATAGATTTTGTTAAATCCCATACAATGAGATATGATAGAGGAACTATCATTGCACCTAAAAATGTACAAAACTGGAACATATAGAACATATTTATAAAGTATTTCccaatatttcaatataataaatattaaaatgcacTTACAATTCTCATACCAACATATTTAACATTTTCAAACTTATCTCCTGGTTTTTCAAAGGGAAATGTTCCATCATATCCAGTTACATATCCAGATAATGCTATTAACATCTGAAAGATAATAATATAGAGTTTTAATACAATAGCATAAATAAAAACTCACACATATGCCACTTACTTTCCCAAGAGGTGGATGAACATCAAAAAAAAATGTTCTGTTTATGTACCAGCTTCCCATTTTACCAAAATGAGTTTCATCCCAACTAAAATATCCAATATTTCCCATATGTCAGATATATCCCGTGAGTCAgacataaatataatttattaatgttCTTCTCTAAGTTCTTACCAAACATGCTGTGGTTCTGTAACTTTGTAAAATCTTGTTCCTGCTGTAAGTATTACAATGATCCCAAATAAAAGCCACCAATTCCTgtatgaatatatttaaaaaattagaaaaaaatatgttataaacTTTTAAACAAATTATAACATAAAGCTACGTACAAGTCCATTGTCCCTTCTTTTTCTATAGTTCCAGACATTTTAtgtaaatgtatattttttgttttgtgtCCACATTGAGAGTAATTGTTTGTATTCTTCATATTATCAGATATCATCTACATTAACACAACGGTTTGTAAATTGGAGATAGGCTGCAAA from the Bombus affinis isolate iyBomAffi1 chromosome 11, iyBomAffi1.2, whole genome shotgun sequence genome contains:
- the LOC126921963 gene encoding transmembrane protein 8B, with translation MRDIVLVISLAWIFAIQRCLCKLERIAHRPNNVLNDYYAYRHISVIHFEIPDLTMTAGFKFTVKEEKIGGIGRCSARNVSVFLKSGSLPFVKPDGSKIAANLMKGRRRYYSLDMESNGDECMIKIDAPVPGDWYAIAFRSWSDPNNGKITQQGLGASCDTVLDAELLIEYPSVFLSIDPKYEYALYINESLDTVVMQLLIPDEFVDSSFSLKSTCGEECRIAIHVIAEDHLTGMIMNTTNATMFFKPYSNAFHYVTIQLLSGGSSNLFFQFLDNSSDLDQVKSVNLIRKSLPDFFLFDYEHLRENGTKPSAFNLTSDTLSVLSFEIGRVYDVGGTLTLSLKLVDAKDEEKNNVVVVACISFGYYSNITAGGGCIRMENTTAADIYVNHTGPATLHIPFPESGIWHLSLRAFCVEENCQCIATCLNETACEDCDCMIPCNTTIESRISSLPCIEGRCNSRGKCMHYMSGGFVFAACYCSDGYRGFDCADDTYVLGNSDVIIRVLLLTFSNLAFIGSVYVAVRREYFTEAMVYAAVMFFSTFYHACEAGEDVYSVCIMRLSVLQFCDFFNALLSIWVTLVAMASFGPKLTAFCQITGAVILAMSAEMDRTALWVFLLPAITGSALIGLSWGTRCKRRGTVLYPSRPYRSIYFPAGLLLVSLGLVCYAFLQTKKNYYIVHSMWHVCVAIGAILLLPKRQYMK
- the LOC126921958 gene encoding protein O-mannosyl-transferase 2 isoform X1 → MISDNMKNTNNYSQCGHKTKNIHLHKMSGTIEKEGTMDLNWWLLFGIIVILTAGTRFYKVTEPQHVCWDETHFGKMGSWYINRTFFFDVHPPLGKMLIALSGYVTGYDGTFPFEKPGDKFENVKYVGMRIFCTFLGAMIVPLSYLIVWDLTKSIQAAAFSALFILFDVGLLTLNQYILLDPILLCFMMCATWGMAHTGSLRDESFTWKWWGWLSFTGISLACTISVKFVGLFVVLLVGLNTAFELWRELGDLTKSMINVGKHLLARCICLIFIPILLYMLFFYIHLTVLNKSGSGDGFYSSEFQSLLEGNSLYNATMPRQLAYGATITLKNHRTGGGYLHSHWHLYPEGVGARQQQITTYSHKDDNNLWLVKKFDTDDISSEPELVKHGDLIRLEHVITHRNLHSHKEIAPVSKKHYQVTGYGENGTGDANDIWKVLIGNGKDGDVVETVTSKLKFVHYLHHCVLTCSGKTLPKWAYNQQEVSCNPNMRDKNALWNIEDNNYAKLPNVSFQVYAPGFLDRFLESHAVMLQGNSDLKIKEGEVSSRPWQWPINYRGQFFSGNSVRIYLLGNPIIWWGNIVFLILFIILYVHACVRQQRDCVETPAVLKQRDKILNAGKWLFIGWLLHYVPFWAMSRVLYFHHYFPALLYSSMLTGTTLNYIIENLLILFPNKVGNVIYHTIVGIVVSSSIYSFYLFSPLAYGMVGPSSLDSDSPMHSLRWMDTWEF
- the LOC126921958 gene encoding protein O-mannosyl-transferase 2 isoform X2, encoding MIVPLSYLIVWDLTKSIQAAAFSALFILFDVGLLTLNQYILLDPILLCFMMCATWGMAHTGSLRDESFTWKWWGWLSFTGISLACTISVKFVGLFVVLLVGLNTAFELWRELGDLTKSMINVGKHLLARCICLIFIPILLYMLFFYIHLTVLNKSGSGDGFYSSEFQSLLEGNSLYNATMPRQLAYGATITLKNHRTGGGYLHSHWHLYPEGVGARQQQITTYSHKDDNNLWLVKKFDTDDISSEPELVKHGDLIRLEHVITHRNLHSHKEIAPVSKKHYQVTGYGENGTGDANDIWKVLIGNGKDGDVVETVTSKLKFVHYLHHCVLTCSGKTLPKWAYNQQEVSCNPNMRDKNALWNIEDNNYAKLPNVSFQVYAPGFLDRFLESHAVMLQGNSDLKIKEGEVSSRPWQWPINYRGQFFSGNSVRIYLLGNPIIWWGNIVFLILFIILYVHACVRQQRDCVETPAVLKQRDKILNAGKWLFIGWLLHYVPFWAMSRVLYFHHYFPALLYSSMLTGTTLNYIIENLLILFPNKVGNVIYHTIVGIVVSSSIYSFYLFSPLAYGMVGPSSLDSDSPMHSLRWMDTWEF